From a single Leptospira levettii genomic region:
- a CDS encoding DUF423 domain-containing protein — MKLVKKQSDLVLILLICLAGFLAVAIGAFGAHGLKKIISADLMITFETGNKYHFYHSITALFVFLMLILSEQNETSEKSNKYLRLSIWMFLTGILIFSFSLYFLAITGLKIFGAITPFGGVSFLAGWLCLGLGMYYFLVPKK, encoded by the coding sequence ATGAAACTTGTCAAGAAGCAATCCGATTTAGTTTTGATCTTACTCATTTGTTTAGCTGGGTTTTTAGCTGTGGCGATTGGTGCTTTTGGAGCACATGGTCTGAAAAAAATTATATCAGCAGATCTTATGATCACATTTGAAACTGGAAATAAATACCATTTTTATCATAGTATTACAGCTCTTTTCGTATTTTTGATGTTAATCCTTTCCGAACAAAACGAGACATCCGAGAAATCAAACAAGTACCTTCGCTTATCGATTTGGATGTTTTTGACTGGAATTCTAATTTTTTCCTTTAGTTTATATTTCTTAGCAATTACAGGACTTAAAATTTTTGGTGCCATCACTCCTTTTGGAGGAGTGAGTTTTCTCGCTGGATGGTTATGTTTAGGGCTAGGAATGTATTATTTTTTAGTTCCGAAAAAATAA